The nucleotide sequence CGACTGCGCCGCCGCGGCGGATTGCTCCACCAGTGCGGCATTCTGCTGCGTCATTTCGTCCATCCGGGTGACCGCCTGACTGACCTGCTCGATACCGGATTTCTGTTCGTCGGCGGCCATTGAGACCTGTTCCATGAGCCCGCTCACCTCGCGAATGGCGGACACGATATGCTCCATGGTTTCGCGGCTGTTGCTCACCAGTGTATTGCCGGCTTCCACCCGGCTGCTGGATGCTTCGATCAGCGTTTTGATCTGCTGCGCCGATTCGGCGGTGCGCCCGGCGAGAGCGCGCACCTCGCTGGCCACCACGGCAAAGCCCCGGCCGTGTTCGCCCGCGCGCGCTGCCTCGACGGCCGCGTTCAATGCCAGCATATTGGTTTGAAAGGCGATGTTGTCGATCATGCCGACAATGGCGCTGATCTCGGTCGACGACTCGTGGATCGACTGCATGGTATGCACCATGCGCCCGATCTCCTCGCCCCCGCGTTCGGCCGTGTCCGAGGCCGTGCGCGCGAGTTCGGAAGCCTGCCGGGCGCTGTCTGCGCCCTGGCTCACGGTCGCCGTGATTTGTTCCATGCTGGCCGCCGTCTGTTCCAGGGAGGCGGCCTGTTCCTCGGTCCGCCGCGCCAGGTCGTTGTTGCCGGCGGCGATCTCGGTGGTGGCCGGCGCCACGATGCCGATGCCGTGTTTGACGTCGGTGACGACCTGCGTCAGGCCGGCGCGCATAACGTTGAGCGAAGCCACCAGGGCGCCGATCTCGTCGTCGCGGTGCGCTTCGCTTGCGGCGACCAGATTGCCGGCGGCGACCTGACGGCTCAACGTGAGCGCCGAACGCAACGGCCGGCGGATGCTGAGGCCGAGCTGTACGATCCAGCCGGTCAACACCAGTCCGGATATCGCCGCCAGGGTGATCTGAATGGTCAGCGCGTGCGTGCCGGACACGCCCGCCGCAGCGGTAGCGCCCAAGCCAAGCCATGTCGCCAGCAGCAACAGGCCGAGACGCCAGCTGAGGGAGATATTGCGCAGCCGCGCGACGCGCGCGCAAGCTGTGCTCGACAATGACGCCCTGGTCGAGGTGGGCTTTCGGCTTCTCGCCAGCGCGCAGCCGGGCATACACTCGGGTGGCGGTGGCTTTTTCCTCGTTTGTGGCGCCACGCCGTACCGACGCATAGCCCACGGCCCCGCCGTTCTGCATGACCGGTATCACGGTGGCGTGAACCCAATAAAAGTCGCCGTTCTTTCGCCGGTTCTTGACGATGCCGGTCCACGTTTCGCCAGCGCGTATGGTGGCCCAGAAATCGGCGAACGCTTCCGGCGGCATGTCGGGATGGCGAATGACATTATGTGGTTCGCCGACAAGCTCTTCCCAGTCGAACCCGCTCACCTCGATAAAGGCTGGGTTGGCGAAGACGATATAGCTGTCAAGGTCGGTCTGCGAGATCAGATACTGATCGGGGCCGAGCACATATTCGTTCTGGGTTACCGGCGTGTTATGGCGCATGGTTTTCGAGCGAAGCTCCTGGTCGGATGGTCTGCAGAGCCCGCCAAGGATCGGCGCGCCTGCCTTGGTATATTTCGGCTGATGCGCGGCTCGATTTAGGTATCCGAGTTACTTTTTTTGTCCAGGCGGCATACGGCACCCGCCAGCCACCGTCGATGGCAGCCAAGCGGCCGGTCGCTGGTTTCACCGCCGCCACCAGGCCATGCGTCGGTATGTGTCGATAGATCGTTTCGTATCGGCCGGCCGGCACAAGACGGCAGCGGCGGCTCTGGAAGGGGGCAGGCGCGGCAAGCTGGCTGGCCGAGCTGCATACCGGGCGGGCCGTGGTCATGGCGTATCGCGTCCCCGATTCCGCACGCCTGCCGGAGGGCGTTGAAAACAAAGCGTACATTTTTCGTTTCTCTGGGTCGGGCGGGCCCGGCTTAGACTGCGAACGATCATTTTTATTGTTCGGTATTCCGCATGCTTTATCGCCGCTCCGTTCCCCTTGTCGCGGCCCTCGTCCTGTTTGGCACGATCTGGATGGCCGGTGCCGGCAGCGCCATGGCGGCGGTCACACATCGAATCCAGCTGCCACATCAAGGCAGCGGCCTGGATTTCGACGACATGACCTACGCGCCGTCGCTGCATCGCGTACTGGTTCCCGCGGCGCAAAGCGGCGCGTTGGCGCTCATCAACCCGGCGCGCCAGACCCTGGGTGAATGGCGACACATCGTGCCGTCGGGCCAGGGTGCCGATCACGACGATGCCGGCACGACCTCGGCCGATTCCGGCGACGGGCTGGTGTTTGCCAGCGATCACAAGGACGAAGCGATTGTTGCCGTGAATCCGCACGGCGGGCAGGTCGTGGCGCGTGCCAAGCTGGCCTCGGGCCCGGATATCATCCGCTACGTGAAGCCGCTCGATCAGGTGTGGGTCACTGAGCCGGAAACGCATGAAATACAGCGGTTCAAAGCTACCGCCGGGGCGCATCCGTCGCTGCGACTGCTGGGCGCGATCTCCCTGCCAAAAGGCTCGCCCGAGTTGCTCGCCGTGGACGCGGCCCATTATGCGGTCTATGCCAACCAGCGGCCGGCCACCACGCTAAAAATCAGTCTGCGCTCGTTGCAGGTCGTGGCCTCCTGGCCCAACAGCTGCCAACGCGACCAGGGGCTGGCCCTGGCCCCGGCGCGGAACCTGCTGTTCGTCGGCTGTCGCGAGGGTAAGGTCGTGGCGCTCGATACAGCGCAAAACGGCAAGGAAGTCAGCCACGCTGCGGTGGGGGCCGGTGTCGATCTGATCGCGTGGAACCCGCACTTGCAACACCTGTATGCGCCCGGTGCGCGCAGCGCCACCCTCAGCGTGCTCAAGCTGACCGCGCACGACCAACTGCAGAAAGTCGCGACCGTACCCACGGCCAAGCATGCGCACTGCGTGGCCACCGACGATCAGAATCATGCCTACGTCTGCGATCCGCGGCACGCGGCGATTATTGTGTATCGCGACCATAAGACCGACTGACGGTCGCGCGGGTTTGTGCCGGTCCATTGATTGGCCGGTGCAGCCGCTCGCCGCCGCGCCCCGGGCGAAACCGAGGCGCGGCACGCCTAAACAGCTGCCTGTTCCATTCTCGGTGGCCCGCTTGGCGAGGGGCGGGACAAGGCGAATCCCCGAATACAAGCCACTATGCCCCGGACCGCGTCAAGCCAGGGCGGGCGGGAGCCGGCCAGCCCGCATAGGACCTAACCCCCAACCGGCCGGGCCTCGCCGCTTAAAGACGGAACGCCGCCTCGGCCGTGCGCATGGGCGCCCGCGTGCCGGGGCGCACCGGCGTGGTAACGACTCGGTCGGCATACGGCCCGAGTTATGAGTCGGCGCTTCGGATTACGGCCTGCCCTCGATAGTCCGGGCGCCGGGGTGCAGGGCCGGCCCGCGGAATAGGCCGGCGCGCCACATCGGGGCTGACACGCCTTCAGACCGTCACGCGGTATTGCGTGAGATGGCAGCCGCCTCGAGAAAAACACGGGCCGCACCGGCCGCGTGGTCTCTTTTGCGAGGCCGGCGTCGATATCGCTATCACGGCAATACGCTCAAGCTTTCCCCTGACGCGCCGTTACTTCCCGGGGCCCAAAACTTATCTCAATGTGTCCGCGCATGCCTTTCTGTATTGAGCCGGCATATGCGTACAGACATTGGCCAGCCGAGTTCGCGATCAAGATGAAGCATTTCAAGTCAATCAAGCACTTTGTCGTCCTCGCTGCCGGGGCCTGTATTCTGGCCGTGGTTGGCGCGTTGCTCATCTACAGCTACTTTTCAACGACGCGGACCGAGCAGATGGTCCAGGCGCGGACTTCGTCGTTGCTGAAAGCCGGTATTGACAAGCGCCTGACATCGCTAGCCAATGCCCAGGCCGCGAAAATCAACGGTAAGTTGGAGCGGGCATTAGGTGTGGCGAAGTCGCTGGCCCATGCCAACGAATTAATGGGATCTCCGGACGGCAAGGAGCCGGCACTCGGTATCACGCGCCGCGGCATGTCGGCACTGACCAAGCAGGCAGTGGTCAAGAATCCGTTTTTGCTCGATGCCTTTATCGGCTGGGAGCCGGATGCCTTCGGTTCGGATAGCGCCTATGTTCCGCCGCAACAGGATGGCAAGGGCTATAACGGGGGCGGGCGTTTCAGGCCTTGGTGGTACCGGACGAAAAACGGCGACGTCAAGGTGCTGGCGCTCGGTATCCAGAATGGCATGGAAAGCCAGAAAATGCTGTCTTCCGGCGTGCGCAAGGGCGAGTATTATCTGTGCCCCCGGGAAACCCACAAGATATGCATCATCGACCCTCATATCTACAACTATGGCGGGAAGAACAAGATGGTGACATCGTTCAACGTCCCGATCATGGTCGATGGTGTTTTCAAGGGGGTGGCCGGGACGGACCTTTCCGTCAATTTCATCCAGTCGTTTCTTTCGCAGGCCAACAACGCACTCTACAACGGCGCCGGTCGCATGGCGCTGGTCGCGCCGCTCGGGCGGTTGGTCGCTTACACCGCGGATGCGTCCAAGCTCGGCAAGCCGGCCAGCCAGGTGCTGGGCGACGCCAGCATGACGCGTCTCAAGCAGGCTCGCCAGAGTGATAAAGCGATACGCATGACGGATCACAAGGCTGGGATGATCGAGTTCTATCACCCCATCCGGATCGGTAATACCGACACCATCTGGACGCTGGTGCTGCAATTGCCCGTCTCGGCGGTGATGGCGGACCTCAATGCCATGCACGGTGATCTGACGCAGCAACGCACGCACGACATCGTGGGCATGGCCCTCATCAGTGCGCTGGTCGCGGGATTGGGTCTGGCGTTCATCTGGTGGGTCGGGCGCGGTATCGCGCGGCCGTTGGGCGAGCTCGCGGGACGTATGCGGGATATTGCCACCGGCGATGGTGACCTGACGCGGCGCCTGCCGGTATCCGGGCGCAATGAACTGGCGGCCGTTGCCACCCAGTTCAATTCCTTTGTCGACAAGATCGAGCGGGTCATGGTCGACGTTCGCCGTAGCAGTGAGAACGTCAAAATGGCCTCGGTCGAGATTTCCGCCGGCAGCATGGATCTTTCCCGACGCACCGAAAACACGGCGGCCAACCTTGAGGAGTCGGCAGCGGCCATGGAGGAACTCACCAGTACGGTGTCCAATTCCGCCGAATCTTCGCGTCATGCCGCGAGCCTGGCCGATAGCGCGGTAACGGCGGCTGAAAGCGGCAATGGCCTGATGACGGATGTCGTGGGCACGATGCGCGACATCAGCGCGTCTTCCCAGGAAGTGGTCAGGATCATCGATGTAATCGATTCGATCGCCTTCCAGACCAACCTGTTGGCGCTCAATGCCTCGGTCGAGGCGGCACGCGCCGGCGAACACGGCCGAGGATTCGCGGTGGTGGCCGAGGAAGTCCGGCGCCTGGCCAATCACAGCACCGAGTCTGCGAAGGAGATCAAGACGCTGATCGATACGTCGGCCGAGAAAACGGCCAGCGGCGAAGCCCTGGTCCAGCAGGCCGGCGACAAGATGAAAGACATCGTCGAACAGGTCCAGCGTGTCAATCATCTGATCAACGAAGTCACCTCGGCAGCCGACGAACAGAAAACCGGCATTTCCCAGGTCAATCAGGCCGTCACGCAACTGGACCAGATGACGCAGGAAAACGCGGCGCTGGTGGAGGAGTCCGCAGCGGCATCCGAGTCGCTGAAGCGGGAAGCGTCGCAATTGGCCGAAACGGTGAGCAGCTTCAAGGTCCGCATGTCACTCGACGATGCGGCCGATGCGGCGGATACCGTCACATCCGCGGCCAGGGGCGAAGCGCGTCAGGACAACGCGATGGCGGATCGCGGTGGCGAGAAATTCGGCGAAGCCGCGCCGCAAACGAGCGGGCTTTGAGGTTGGCCCGGATGCCAATAGCGAGCTGCGTACCTTGTGCGCGGCGGCGGCGAGGCATGAGGGCCGTGATGGGGTAGGTCGTGGAGGTCATCGCTCGCGGTGGCCCGGCGGCCAGAGGATAGGTGGCCCCGCGCAGCGGGACGGGCATGAGCGTCGCTTTGAGCCGGTCGCTGCTTCGGCGGAGGCCGACGCGCCTGAGCGCGGCGCCACAACCTCTGGTTGGCTTCGTGCCGCGCTCGCTGGATAAATGCGGGGAGGTCGCGCCGGTTGTGCTTGGAGCTTATTCCAGCAGGCAACGTGGGCCGTGGGCTTTTCGGCGAAGCGCGGCTGCATGGCCCGCCCATCTTGACAATCGCACGTGCCGGCGTGCTATAGGGTAATTTCAGTAGACGGGCGGGAAACGACGACACCGGCCGTGTGTATTGTGGAATAAAAATATGTTGGCGTTTTCCGCCGACGCGGATAGCCGGCCCACCCTGTCATTTTAACGGGCGAGCCGTGCCGGGATCGGGCCAAACGGGCCACAAAAAAACAGATTAACCGGGGGATACATCATGCTATTACGGACCATTAGAACTGTTCTCGTATTCACGCTCCTGTGCGGCCTTGCGCCATTGGCCGGGGCAAAAACTTTCATCACGATCGGTTCGGGCTCGACCACGGGGCTTTACTATCCGACTGCAGTGGGCATCGCCAAAATCGTCAACGAAAGCGGCATCCCGGTGCGGGCGAATGCGCGCTCGACCGGTGCTTCGGTGTACAACTGCCGGGCGATTGGCCAGGGTCAGCTCCAGATGGGCATCGCCCAGAACAACATTGCCTATTACGCCTACAATGGCAAAGGCGTTCAGGCGTTCGAGGGCAAGCCGATCGGCAAGCTGCGTGGTCTGGCAGTGCTCTATCCGGAAACTATCCAGATCCTGGCCCGCAAAGGACAAGGCATCGAAAGTGTCGCCGATCTCAAAGGCAAGCGGGTTTACGTTGGCGACATCGGCTCGGGGACCGAGCAGGACGTCAAGCATCTGCTGGCGGTTTACGGCCTGAGTTTCGATGATCTCAAGGCGCCGGTACGTGGCAGTGCCGGTAATGCCGTTGGGCTGCTGCGCGACGGGCGGATCGATGCCATGTTCTATACCGTCGGCCTGGGCGCGTCGGCTATCACCGAGGCGGCACAGACCGCGCCGATCGATCTGGTGGCAATTCCGCAGGCCAAGATCGACGAGTTGCACAAGAAATACGCGTTCTATACCGCGGTAACAATCCCTTCCGGCACCTATCCCGGGATCGATCACGACGTCTCAGCGGTGACGCTCAAGGCGACGTTGGTGGCCTCGGCCGATCTGCCGGAGGACGTGGTGTATCAGTTCATGAACACGGTATTTAACAAGCATTTGCAGTCGTTCTACAACGACATCCAGAACCCGAACCTCAAGAAGTTCTTCACGGTGAAGAGCGCGCTAGATGGTATGCCGATCCCGCTGCATCCCGGCGCGGTGAAGTTCTTCAGGCAACAAGGCGTCACGGTTCCCGACGATCTGATGCCGCCAGCCTCGTAGGGGCTATTGCCGTTTCACGCGACGCCGCATTACGGTGATTATCGACGCGTTTTTGCGTTAACCGCCGAACCCCGGCCGTGCAGGCCGGGGTCGTTTGGTTAGGGGTCACGCCATGGTCGAGCACGTCAGGGCAGAAGCTGCCGATATCGTCAAATCCAGCGAGTTCGGGGCGCGCGAGCCGCGTGCCACGTGGCAGCGCTGGCTGCTTATCGTGATTGCCGTGGGCTGGAGTCTGTTTCAGCTGTACGCAAGCTATTTCGGTACGCTGAATCCGCAGAAGATCGGCGCCATTCATTTGGCTTTCGGCTTCGCGCTGGCGTTCCTCGCTTATCCGCGCAGGTCCGGCCGGACGGATCGCATTCCCTGGTACGACTGGCTTCTGGCGATCGCCAGTGTGACCGCGTCGCTCTATGTCCTGGTCGATTACTACAATCTGACGGCGGTCCAGGGCGGTATGCCGATCCCGCGGGATGTGTGGTTTGGCACCGCGCTGATCGCCGTGCTGGCGATTGCCGCGTCTCGTATCGTGGGCTTGGCCCTGCCGATTATCGCGGGCGTCGTTGTACTGTATGCCGCCACCGGGCCGGCCGGCATCATTCCGCTGACGCCGCCCGATATCATCTATTTGCATAACGGCTATAGCTGGTCACAGATCGTCCAGCAGCTTTTCATCACCACCGAGGGCATCTGGGGCACGCCGATCCAGGTTTCGGCTACCTTCGTGTTTTTGTTCGTGCTGTTCGGCGCGCTGCTGGAGAAAGCCGGAGCAGGGCAGTACTTCGTGGATCTTGCGTATAGCGGACTCGGCACCTTTCGCGGCGGCCCGGCTAAGGCCGCCGTGGTGGCCAGTCTGCTCACGGGGGTGATCTCCGGCTCTTCCACGGCCAACGTGGTGACCACCGGCACGTTCACCATCCCGTTGATGAAGCGGGTTGGCTATCCGGCGGTCAAGGCCGGGGCCACCGAGGTGGCGGCTTCGGTCAACGGCCAATTGATGCCGCCGATCATGGGCGCGGCCGCTTTCATCATGGCGACGTTCCTGAACATCCCGTATTCACAACTCGTGATTTATGCGTTGGTGCCGGCGGTGTTGACCTATCTCGGGCTGCTGTTTGTGGTGCATCTTGAGGCTCTCAAACTCGGGCTACAGGGTCTGCCGCGTTCGGAACTGCCGGCGTTCGGGCCCACCTTCATCAAGGGTGTGCACTACCTGATCCCGGTGGCGTTTCTGCTCTACGAGCTGATGTGGGTGAAGCTCACCCCCGAGCGCAGCGCCCTGAATGCCACGTTTGCATTGATCGCGCTCATCCTGGTTCAGGAGGCCTACCGGGGGTGGCGGGCCAATGGCAACGTCATGGTCGGCCTCTGGCACGGCGTCAAGGAGGTGTTCGGAGGCCTGGAACTCGGCGCCCGCAACATGACGACGATTGCCATCGCAACCGCCGCGGCCGGGATCATCGTGGGTATGGTGACCATGACCAACCTGGGCTACGGCCTGACCCAGGTCCTGGGTGCCCTGTCCGGGGGCCATGTATGGGTGGTGCTGATCCTGTCCGCGCTGACCTCGCTGATCATGGGTATCGGCTTGCCGACCACGGCGAACTACATCGTCATGGCGGCGCTGGTGGCGCCGGTCATCGCAACGCTTTCCGGCGCGGCTGGCATGGTCGTGCCGTTGGTGGCGATTCATCTGTTCGTGTTCTATTTCGGTATTCTCGCCGATGACACGCCGCCGGTCGGCTTGGCCGCTTATGCGGCGGCGGCGATCTCGCGCGCGGATCCGATCGCGACCGGGGTCCAGGGGTTCATCTACGATATGCGCACCGCCATTCTGCCGTTCATGTTCTTCTACAATCCGCAGCTGTTATTGATCAACGTGGGTAGTTGGTACAACGCAGCTTGGGTGATTCTGACCGCTCTGATTGGAATGCTGGCCTTCGTGTCCGCCACCCAGGGGTATTTGCTGACCCGCATGCGCTGGTACGAGCGGGTGGTGATGCTGGTAGGGGCCTTGCTGATGCTTAAGCCGGGCGGCCTGACCGACGTCGTGGGCATCGTGCTGCTGGGGGCGATTATGCTGTATCACCGCGGGCGCGGCCAGCCAGGCCCGTTGAGGCGGGC is from Salinisphaera sp. LB1 and encodes:
- a CDS encoding TAXI family TRAP transporter solute-binding subunit, translating into MLLRTIRTVLVFTLLCGLAPLAGAKTFITIGSGSTTGLYYPTAVGIAKIVNESGIPVRANARSTGASVYNCRAIGQGQLQMGIAQNNIAYYAYNGKGVQAFEGKPIGKLRGLAVLYPETIQILARKGQGIESVADLKGKRVYVGDIGSGTEQDVKHLLAVYGLSFDDLKAPVRGSAGNAVGLLRDGRIDAMFYTVGLGASAITEAAQTAPIDLVAIPQAKIDELHKKYAFYTAVTIPSGTYPGIDHDVSAVTLKATLVASADLPEDVVYQFMNTVFNKHLQSFYNDIQNPNLKKFFTVKSALDGMPIPLHPGAVKFFRQQGVTVPDDLMPPAS
- a CDS encoding methyl-accepting chemotaxis protein is translated as MKHFKSIKHFVVLAAGACILAVVGALLIYSYFSTTRTEQMVQARTSSLLKAGIDKRLTSLANAQAAKINGKLERALGVAKSLAHANELMGSPDGKEPALGITRRGMSALTKQAVVKNPFLLDAFIGWEPDAFGSDSAYVPPQQDGKGYNGGGRFRPWWYRTKNGDVKVLALGIQNGMESQKMLSSGVRKGEYYLCPRETHKICIIDPHIYNYGGKNKMVTSFNVPIMVDGVFKGVAGTDLSVNFIQSFLSQANNALYNGAGRMALVAPLGRLVAYTADASKLGKPASQVLGDASMTRLKQARQSDKAIRMTDHKAGMIEFYHPIRIGNTDTIWTLVLQLPVSAVMADLNAMHGDLTQQRTHDIVGMALISALVAGLGLAFIWWVGRGIARPLGELAGRMRDIATGDGDLTRRLPVSGRNELAAVATQFNSFVDKIERVMVDVRRSSENVKMASVEISAGSMDLSRRTENTAANLEESAAAMEELTSTVSNSAESSRHAASLADSAVTAAESGNGLMTDVVGTMRDISASSQEVVRIIDVIDSIAFQTNLLALNASVEAARAGEHGRGFAVVAEEVRRLANHSTESAKEIKTLIDTSAEKTASGEALVQQAGDKMKDIVEQVQRVNHLINEVTSAADEQKTGISQVNQAVTQLDQMTQENAALVEESAAASESLKREASQLAETVSSFKVRMSLDDAADAADTVTSAARGEARQDNAMADRGGEKFGEAAPQTSGL
- a CDS encoding methyl-accepting chemotaxis protein; its protein translation is MSSTACARVARLRNISLSWRLGLLLLATWLGLGATAAAGVSGTHALTIQITLAAISGLVLTGWIVQLGLSIRRPLRSALTLSRQVAAGNLVAASEAHRDDEIGALVASLNVMRAGLTQVVTDVKHGIGIVAPATTEIAAGNNDLARRTEEQAASLEQTAASMEQITATVSQGADSARQASELARTASDTAERGGEEIGRMVHTMQSIHESSTEISAIVGMIDNIAFQTNMLALNAAVEAARAGEHGRGFAVVASEVRALAGRTAESAQQIKTLIEASSSRVEAGNTLVSNSRETMEHIVSAIREVSGLMEQVSMAADEQKSGIEQVSQAVTRMDEMTQQNAALVEQSAAAAQSVSVQAGELGKSVSIFRVDDQPMTTARPPRIRSRPRASDHSASATRPEHTPTRRTAAEATA
- a CDS encoding YncE family protein, whose translation is MLYRRSVPLVAALVLFGTIWMAGAGSAMAAVTHRIQLPHQGSGLDFDDMTYAPSLHRVLVPAAQSGALALINPARQTLGEWRHIVPSGQGADHDDAGTTSADSGDGLVFASDHKDEAIVAVNPHGGQVVARAKLASGPDIIRYVKPLDQVWVTEPETHEIQRFKATAGAHPSLRLLGAISLPKGSPELLAVDAAHYAVYANQRPATTLKISLRSLQVVASWPNSCQRDQGLALAPARNLLFVGCREGKVVALDTAQNGKEVSHAAVGAGVDLIAWNPHLQHLYAPGARSATLSVLKLTAHDQLQKVATVPTAKHAHCVATDDQNHAYVCDPRHAAIIVYRDHKTD
- a CDS encoding TRAP transporter permease, which encodes MVEHVRAEAADIVKSSEFGAREPRATWQRWLLIVIAVGWSLFQLYASYFGTLNPQKIGAIHLAFGFALAFLAYPRRSGRTDRIPWYDWLLAIASVTASLYVLVDYYNLTAVQGGMPIPRDVWFGTALIAVLAIAASRIVGLALPIIAGVVVLYAATGPAGIIPLTPPDIIYLHNGYSWSQIVQQLFITTEGIWGTPIQVSATFVFLFVLFGALLEKAGAGQYFVDLAYSGLGTFRGGPAKAAVVASLLTGVISGSSTANVVTTGTFTIPLMKRVGYPAVKAGATEVAASVNGQLMPPIMGAAAFIMATFLNIPYSQLVIYALVPAVLTYLGLLFVVHLEALKLGLQGLPRSELPAFGPTFIKGVHYLIPVAFLLYELMWVKLTPERSALNATFALIALILVQEAYRGWRANGNVMVGLWHGVKEVFGGLELGARNMTTIAIATAAAGIIVGMVTMTNLGYGLTQVLGALSGGHVWVVLILSALTSLIMGIGLPTTANYIVMAALVAPVIATLSGAAGMVVPLVAIHLFVFYFGILADDTPPVGLAAYAAAAISRADPIATGVQGFIYDMRTAILPFMFFYNPQLLLINVGSWYNAAWVILTALIGMLAFVSATQGYLLTRMRWYERVVMLVGALLMLKPGGLTDVVGIVLLGAIMLYHRGRGQPGPLRRAPQSARG